One genomic region from Oncorhynchus gorbuscha isolate QuinsamMale2020 ecotype Even-year linkage group LG13, OgorEven_v1.0, whole genome shotgun sequence encodes:
- the LOC123992272 gene encoding glucose-6-phosphate exchanger SLC37A4-like, whose amino-acid sequence MHYSPIIATLMAQSYSWRTTLSISGLSCCVVSFVCLLLIRNELKNMGLPNIDTGGGGGGGGARSDETTFKEFILSRYLWLLSVGYLVVFGVKTACTDWDQLFLIQDKSTLIGSSYMSTLEVGGLLSSLAAGYFTDKAVAQAVQSHGNPRHFLLISMMAGMFGSMYLFRVTVTLDSQGISQYTISLSFLCYKLIWIFFLGATFGISFYGPIALFGVIAKESAPSNYCGTSHAIVKLMVNIGGFCSRLPFSTIAKHHGWEMAFWVAEITWLVTTISFFLLRNIRTKMGHIPRKAD is encoded by the exons atgcattATAGCCCCATTATTGCAACATTGATGGCCCAGAGCTACAGCTGGAGAACAACCCTGTCCATCTCAGGCCTCTCTTGTTGTGTGGTCTCCTTCGTCTGCCTGCTGTTGATCAGGAACGAGCTCAAGAACATGGGCTTGCCCAACATcgacactgggggggggggggggggggggggggctagaag TGATGAGACCACATTCAAAGAGTTCATCCTGTCCCGCTACCTGTGGCTGCTGTCTGTGGGCTACCTGGTGGTATTCGGGGTGAAGACGGCCTGCACTGACTGGGACCAGCTCTTCCTCATCCAGGACAAGTCAACACTCATTG GCAGTTCCTACATGAGTACCCTGGAGGTTGGAGGCCTGTTGAGCAGTTTAGCTGCAGGATACTTCACTGACAAGGCTGTGGCACAA GCTGTACAAAGCCATGGAAACCCCCGTCATTTTCTCTTGATCTCCATGATGGCTGGGATGTTTGGTTCCATGTATCTATTCCGGGTCACTGTCACTCTAGACAGCCAAGGTATA AGCCAGTACACTATCAGTCTTTCTTTTTTATGTTATAAATTGATATGGATCTTCTTCTTGGGGGCTACTTTTGGCATCTCATTTTACGGACCAATAGCCTTGTTTGGCGTGATAGCCAAAGAGAGTGCTCCTTCAAACTATTGTGGAACATCACATGCTATCGTTAAACTAATGGTCAATA TTGGTGGCTTCTGCTCTAGACTGCCATTCAGCACCATCGCCAAGCACCACGGCTGGGAAATGGCCTTCTGGGTAGCAGAGATCACCTGGCTCGTCACTACCATCAGCTTCTTCTTGCTTAGGAACATCAGAACCAAGATGGGTCACATCCCAAGGAAGGCGGACTGA
- the LOC123992668 gene encoding 40S ribosomal protein S25-like, which produces MPPKDAKGKGKDSGKSKKDKDPANKSGGKAKKKKWSKGKVRDKLNNLVLFDKATYEKLNKEVPNYKLITPAVVSERLKIRGSLARAALQELLSKGMIKLVSKHRSQVIYTRNTKGPEEEGGVVVPDKPEKPEKAAKAAKGDKGDKEEKA; this is translated from the exons ATG CCTCCTAAAGACgccaaggggaaggggaaggattCCGGGAAGTCCAAAAAGGACAAGGATCCAGCCAACAAATCCGGAGGCAAAGCCAAGAAGAAG AAGTGGTCCAAGGGAAAGGTGAGGGATAAGCTCAACAACCTGGTCCTCTTCGACAAGGCCACCTATGAAAAGTTGAACAAGGAAGTGCCCAACTACAAGCTCATCACACCAGCAGTTGTGTCTGAGAGGCTAAAGATCAGAGGGTCTCTAGCCAGGGCTGCCCTCCAGGAACTGCTCAGCAAAG GCATGATCAAGTTGGTGTCAAAACACAGATCGCAGGTGATCTACACACGTAACACCAAGGGTCctgaggaggagggtggtgttgtGGTTCCAGACAAGCCTGAGAAGCCTGAGAAGGCAGCTAAGGCAGCGAAGGGAGATAAGGGAGATAAGGAAGAGAAAGCGTAA
- the LOC123992669 gene encoding gamma-sarcoglycan-like isoform X1, with product MLKVYKMVREQYVNTTQDSSVPAPVPDSIYKIGIYGWRKRCLYLFVLLLIIILTVNFALTIWILRVMWFNTEGMGHLKVTSDGVRLEDGESEFLFPLYAQEIHSREDSSLLVNSSENVTLNARNENNDVTGSLSVGPDVAQGNAQNFVISSNTKTLFSADDKEVVVGTDKLRVTGLEGALFEHSVETPLLKAEPFKDLRLESPTRSLSMDAPKGVFVKALAGNIEAASNMDFLLHSSEGLVILDAETIRLPNLPLGQGGVSGNAQGLYEVCVCPSGKLFLSKAGVTSTCSESQEC from the exons ATGTTAAAAGTCTATAAG ATGGTGAGGGAGCAGTATGTCAACACCACCCAGGACAGCAGTGTCCCTGCCCCGGTCCCGGACTCCATCTATAAGATCGGGATCTACGGTTGGAGGAAGCGCTGCCTCTACCTGTTTGTCCTGCTGCTCATTATCATCCTCACTGTGAACTTTGCCCTTACCATATGGATCCTCAGGGTCATGTGGTTTAACACG GAAGGGATGGGACACCTAAAAGTAACATCAGACGGAGTGAGGCTTGAGGACGGCGAGTCAGagttcctctttcctctctatgCCCAAGAGATCCACTCCAGAGAG GACTCCTCTCTCTTGGTGAACTCGTCTGAAAACGTCACCCTCAATGCCCGCAATGAAAATAATGATGTCACAGGAAGTCTCTCTGTAG GTCCAGATGTGGCCCAGGGAAATGCACAGAACTTTGTCATCAGCTCCAACACCAAGACGCTGTTTTCTGCAGATGACAAAGAGGTGGTTGTTGGGACAGACAAGCTCCGTGTCACAG GTCTAGAAGGTGCCCTGTTTGAACACTCTGTAGAGACGCCCCTGCTCAAAGCTGAGCCCTTCAAAGACTTGAG GCTGGAGTCTCCAACCCGCTCTCTCAGCATGGATGCACCAAAGGGAGTCTTTGTCAAAGCACTAGCCGGGAACATCGAGGCTGCATCTAACATGGATTTTCTATTGCACTCCAGTGAAGGACTG gtgattctGGATGCCGAGACGATACGTCTGCCTAATCTCCCCCTGGGACAAGGAGGTGTGTCTGGAAACGCTCAGGGACTCTACGAAGTGTGTGTTTGTCCCAGCGGAAAGCTGTTCCTGTCCAAGGCCGGGGTCACCTCCACGTGCAGCGAAAGCCAAGAGTGCTAG
- the LOC123992669 gene encoding gamma-sarcoglycan-like isoform X2, with amino-acid sequence MVREQYVNTTQDSSVPAPVPDSIYKIGIYGWRKRCLYLFVLLLIIILTVNFALTIWILRVMWFNTEGMGHLKVTSDGVRLEDGESEFLFPLYAQEIHSREDSSLLVNSSENVTLNARNENNDVTGSLSVGPDVAQGNAQNFVISSNTKTLFSADDKEVVVGTDKLRVTGLEGALFEHSVETPLLKAEPFKDLRLESPTRSLSMDAPKGVFVKALAGNIEAASNMDFLLHSSEGLVILDAETIRLPNLPLGQGGVSGNAQGLYEVCVCPSGKLFLSKAGVTSTCSESQEC; translated from the exons ATGGTGAGGGAGCAGTATGTCAACACCACCCAGGACAGCAGTGTCCCTGCCCCGGTCCCGGACTCCATCTATAAGATCGGGATCTACGGTTGGAGGAAGCGCTGCCTCTACCTGTTTGTCCTGCTGCTCATTATCATCCTCACTGTGAACTTTGCCCTTACCATATGGATCCTCAGGGTCATGTGGTTTAACACG GAAGGGATGGGACACCTAAAAGTAACATCAGACGGAGTGAGGCTTGAGGACGGCGAGTCAGagttcctctttcctctctatgCCCAAGAGATCCACTCCAGAGAG GACTCCTCTCTCTTGGTGAACTCGTCTGAAAACGTCACCCTCAATGCCCGCAATGAAAATAATGATGTCACAGGAAGTCTCTCTGTAG GTCCAGATGTGGCCCAGGGAAATGCACAGAACTTTGTCATCAGCTCCAACACCAAGACGCTGTTTTCTGCAGATGACAAAGAGGTGGTTGTTGGGACAGACAAGCTCCGTGTCACAG GTCTAGAAGGTGCCCTGTTTGAACACTCTGTAGAGACGCCCCTGCTCAAAGCTGAGCCCTTCAAAGACTTGAG GCTGGAGTCTCCAACCCGCTCTCTCAGCATGGATGCACCAAAGGGAGTCTTTGTCAAAGCACTAGCCGGGAACATCGAGGCTGCATCTAACATGGATTTTCTATTGCACTCCAGTGAAGGACTG gtgattctGGATGCCGAGACGATACGTCTGCCTAATCTCCCCCTGGGACAAGGAGGTGTGTCTGGAAACGCTCAGGGACTCTACGAAGTGTGTGTTTGTCCCAGCGGAAAGCTGTTCCTGTCCAAGGCCGGGGTCACCTCCACGTGCAGCGAAAGCCAAGAGTGCTAG